A window from Myripristis murdjan chromosome 11, fMyrMur1.1, whole genome shotgun sequence encodes these proteins:
- the LOC115367783 gene encoding zinc finger protein OZF-like gives MSSLQQLRRFVHERLAAAAVEIFAAVEQTVAEIQQETDSRSQNGGAHGASLQSPAADRAKRRPDEQTTIYPACQAGLTSEQEPYDEEEEEGEEEEEVKIEEGEEEEEEEGGEEEEEEEERGCRLDPDFSPALSEESGGEEKPRKEERRRRSFHADPPAGEASAAAADGAARKRHRCDVCHKSYDRPCYLKIHLRTHTGEKPFECGDCGKRFKSKAILSAHERTHTAARPHRCHECGKGFKMKQALVEHTRTHTGERPFHCPFCDLRFITKGHLTRHQLTHTGERRHQCVECGKCYKRKEYLDVHSRVHTGDRPYRCRDCGRCYRDSGKLRLHLRTHAGNDKPYGCALCGLRVVSANHLRRHMQTHDGEQPHRCPDCGKRFGRKDKLSEHMRVHTGEKPYECARCQLSFRWRAALNAHMQTHAVTEDGVTEDAVMEDGVMEDGV, from the exons ATGTCTAGCCTCCAGCAGCTGCGGCGCTTCGTGCACGAGCGCCTCGCCGCCGCCGCGGTCGAGATCTTCGCGGCGGTGGAACAAACGGTGGCGGAGATCCAACAGGAAACTGACAGCAGGAGCCAAAATGGCGGCGCGCACGGAGCCAGCCTGCAGAGCCCCGCGGCGGACAGAGCGAAGCGGCGGCCAG ATGAGCAGACAACCATTTACCCAGCATGCCAAGCGGGCCTCACCTCAGAGCAGGAGCCCtatgacgaggaggaggaggagggggaggaggaggaggaggtgaaaatagaagagggggaggaggaagaagaagaagaaggaggagaagaggaggaggaggaggaggagaggggctgCAGGCTGGATCCAGACTTCAGTCCGGCTCTGAGCGAGGAGAGCGGCGGCGAGGAGAAACCgcgaaaagaggaaaggaggcgACGAAGCTTCCATGCTGACCCTCCGGCCGGCGAGGCGAGCGCGGCGGCGGCGGACGGCGCGGCCAGGAAGCGGCACCGCTGCGACGTCTGCCACAAGAGCTACGACCGGCCCTGCTACCTGAAGATCCACCTGCGCACGCACACGGGCGAGAAGCCGTTCGAGTGCGGCGACTGCGGCAAGCGCTTCAAGAGCAAAGCCATCCTGTCGGCCCACGAGCGCACGCACACCGCCGCGCGGCCGCACCGCTGCCACGAGTGCGGCAAGGGCTTCAAGATGAAGCAGGCGCTGGTGGAGCACACGAGGACGCACACGGGCGAGCGGCCCTTCCACTGCCCCTTCTGCGACCTGCGCTTCATCACCAAGGGCCACCTGACGCGCCACCAGCTGACGCACACGGGCGAGCGGCGCCACCAGTGCGTCGAGTGCGGCAAGTGCTACAAGAGGAAGGAGTACCTGGACGTCCACAGCCGCGTCCACACGGGGGACCGGCCCTACCGCTGCAGGGACTGCGGCCGCTGCTACCGCGACAGCGGCAAGCTGCGGCTGCACCTGCGCACGCACGCCGGAAACGACAAGCCCTACGGCTGCGCCCTGTGCGGCCTGCGCGTCGTGTCGGCCAATCACCTGCGGCGGCACATGCAGACGCACGACGGCGAGCAGCCGCACCGCTGCCCGGACTGCGGCAAGCGCTTCGGCCGGAAGGACAAGCTGTCGGAGCACATGAGGGTCCACACCGGGGAGAAGCCCTACGAGTGCGCTCGCTGCCAGCTCAGCTTCAGGTGGCGAGCGGCGCTCAACGCTCACATGCAGACGCACGCCGTGACGGAGGACGGCGTGACGGAGGACGCCGTGATGGAGGACGGCGTGATGGAGGACGGCGTCTGA